From one Thalassobaculum sp. OXR-137 genomic stretch:
- a CDS encoding sarcosine oxidase subunit gamma: MADTAPQANSPLSGHIGPVGGPHHAGVVLREVVGLSLINLRGDADKAFAGHVETVLGAALPVTPNTTARTEGVSLIWLGPDEWLAVAEDGDSTALCGKLEAAMSRVHHAVVDLSDNYAVIELSGHAARWVLSKGWPQDLHPSVFKSGQCSQGLLGRAQIALEQTEEDAYRLFVRPSFAAYLWDWLVDAGADVGVRIAPS; encoded by the coding sequence ATGGCTGATACCGCACCCCAGGCTAACAGCCCGCTTTCCGGTCATATCGGCCCCGTCGGCGGCCCGCACCACGCGGGCGTGGTCTTGCGCGAGGTGGTCGGCCTGAGCCTGATCAATCTGCGCGGCGATGCCGACAAGGCCTTCGCCGGCCATGTGGAGACGGTGCTGGGTGCCGCCCTGCCGGTCACGCCCAACACCACGGCGCGCACCGAGGGCGTGTCGCTGATCTGGCTCGGCCCGGACGAGTGGCTGGCGGTCGCCGAGGACGGCGACAGCACCGCCCTGTGCGGCAAACTGGAAGCCGCCATGTCCCGGGTCCACCACGCGGTGGTCGACCTGTCCGACAACTACGCGGTGATCGAGCTCTCCGGGCATGCCGCCCGCTGGGTCTTGTCCAAGGGCTGGCCGCAGGACCTGCATCCCTCGGTCTTCAAGTCCGGCCAGTGCTCCCAGGGGCTGCTGGGCCGCGCCCAGATCGCCCTGGAGCAGACGGAGGAGGACGCCTACCGGCTGTTCGTCCGCCCGTCCTTCGCCGCCTATCTCTGGGACTGGCTGGTCGACGCTGGGGCCGATGTCGGAGTCCGCATCGCCCCCAGCTGA